TAACAAAAGCAAGCGCATTAATTTTTTTGGCAAAATGATTTAAAATATCATTTTGTATTTTTTTTCTAACCTCTTCGTTCGGCGGTTTTGAAACTTGGTCAAGCACGACGACGACATCTACTTTTTCGTTAGTAATATATTGCTCAATTTGAGCGTTAGAGATGATTTGTATACCTTCAACAGTTGCATTATCTTTGTAATGCAATACGACTACATCACTGATAATACCTATATCTAATTCTTTACTACTTATAATTTTTCGCATATATCTGATTATATCAGAAAACACTGCATATTTAACTTATGAACTTTGATAAAATATCAGTGGGATAACTATAGTAGATCAAGTAATTATCGTAAATCTTAAAATATTCTCGGTTATTAAAGCATTTATCGCGACTGTCAATTTAGTTAATTAATACGGCTTATTGTTAGAGTTTTGCCATAACTTAAAAGCTGCATTTACATTACTTGCAACACATTTACCAATTTTTAATTGACGCCCATAATATGGTTTATCAAGTTCATTATAAATAAAGGCATCCGAAAAATTAATTTGGGGTTGGCCAGCAGTAAAACGTGTAGCGGCAAAATAAACTTCATCGATTTTTGCCCAATAAATCGCGGCTAGGCACATGGGACATGGTTCACAACTACTAATTAGTAAACATCGCGATAGTGGTCCTGGCTGTGGTAGCTTGTTAGTAGCTTTATCTATCTGATTGAGGTGATAGACTCCTAAAGAATGCGCTGCCCTTCGTATAGCCATAATTTCAGCATGGGCAGTCGGATCGTTTAAATGAGCTACTAGATTAACAGCTTGCCAATATCTAATGATTTCATTGGTATTGCTATCTAGCTGTAATACAATAGCACCAAATGGTCCGCCGCCATGCTTGACTGATTCAATAGCAAGATCACAAGCTTTTTCTACCCATATATTTTCACTATATTCTATATTGGTATAGATATCTGCAAATGTAAAATCATCAACTTCTAGTCTAGCGTTTTTTTGTAGCGATGAAAGCTTGGTGGGGCTTTTAAAAATTTCACCATTGCCGTCAATGGGATTATGTAAGTGTTGCTTCATCGAAAAAGCCTTAGCATTGTTTGATTAATTACAATAATTAGAGTGGCCTTTTAAAATCTTTAATAATATTGTGATTGGGTTGTTGCTTAGCTGCGAATATTGAAAGCATATCTAACAAATCCCAAAGTTCGACTAATCCTTGTTCTGCTGAGGAAATTCTTGGAAGTAATGCTGCTTGGCGAAATTCATTGCGCTGTTTCAGTGCTCTAACTTCATCATTCGCTTTGAGTTTTGCTCCCTTAGTCAATATTGCTGAGGATTTCGTTAAACTCACCTTCTGCTCCCAAGTTAATGGCTTCTTCACGTATTTTATCAATACTGACGTGCGCATGCTGAGTTCGCAAGAGTTCAATAATGTCTAAACGATCGCGCCCTCTTTGAGGATCTTCAACAACTGCTTGTAATTTTAAACAAATTAAATCTTCAAGCGTAACAATTTTGGCCATTACATTTTTACTTACAGAAACTAACTGCGCGCGTTTTAATATACTATGCCCACGCTCACGACGCGCAATTAAAAAATCAACACGTAAACGTTCTAATAAATAACTAATAACACTAATACCTTGATTTAAACTGGAAAATCCCAGTTTAGACATTAACTCGTGTACCTTCAACGCATCTTGCTGGTCTATTAGAAAGTCAATATCTCTGGTGCCACGTACAACGCCTCGCGCAGCTAATGCAATTCCTCCAACCAGTGCATATTTAATATCTTGCTGATTAAAATAATTAATCAACACAACTAAAGAATCGCGCAGTGATGATGGCTTAATAGTACCAAGACGGTCTTTTCGCCTCTTATTGCTAAATATTTTTAAAAAATTCATTGCACCATTTTTGCAGGTAAAAGATAAATGCTCAATGATAATATGACTATCAAGAAAACCCATTGATATCTTTAAACTTTTTTGGTGTCAAAGACCATTAATATTCTTACTATTTTCTGCTTAACCATTGCATCTCATTACCGAATGTTCCAAAACCGCATATTAGATGAGTCCGCAGACGATAGAAGCCATAGGTATATTGCCACCAGAAGTGCAAAGGCAGCTTAATGAGATTACCGCCTTGTTTGCTGCGAGTGATGCCGTACAAATACTGCTGCTATTTGGTAGTTATGCTCGGGGTGATTTTGTCATTGATCTTAACACCGGCTATCGCTCTGATTATGATTTATTAGTTGTAACCCAGAGCGTTCAAGAAGCGACTAATTATAAATTATTTTCTGGTATAGAAGAGCAAGCTAAACAAATTGCAGGCAAGACCCCCGTCTCGCTCATTCGTCATGATATTGCTGAACTCAATCGCGAAATTCGTATGGGGCAGTTTTTCTTTGCCGACATAATACGTGAAGGCATTGTGCTATACGATTCGCATCATGTGCAGCTAGCAAAACCAAAAGCGGCTACCATTAAAGAGCGTTTTGATTTAACTAAAGGTTATTTTAAAACCTGGTTTGCCAGCGCTACTTCGTTATGGAACGTGTCACATCACATTCCGTTTGCTGAGCGACGGATGGCAGCGTTTTTGTTGCATCAAGCAGCCGAGCGCTATTTTCATGCGGTTACTTTGGTTTATGATGGCTATAAACATCGCACCCACAATTTAGAGTTGCTGGCAGCCTATGCTGAACCACATCACCAATTGTTGCAGCCCTCACTAGCACGTAGTGTTGATGAAGATAAACATTATTTTGACTTGCTAAAACGTGCTTATATTGAAGCGAGATACTCACTAAAATACGATATCGATCAAACTGAACTGATTCAAATGCGCTCTCGCGTATGTAATTTTGCTAAACGAGTGCGCTTGGTTTGCCTTGAAAAGTTGGCCTCATATTTTGGTGTTGATGCAATAGGCGAGCTACCTAATATTGACGAAGAAGTTGATCTTAACGAGCTGCCGCCACCACCTGATGATATTCAAGATAAAGAAGCGCTAGAGCTTTGGCAGCAAGTAGTGCGGCGTTTTGTGCATAAGCGCGGTGAACAACGTTATACTGAGGGTAAGCAAGAGGGGCGAGCGGAAGGCCGTGCCGAGGGGTTGCAAGAAGGAGAGGCTTTAGGCGAAGCACGGGCGCGGGCCCACGCTATAATCGATGTATTAAAGCGACGCGATATAGCGCTTAGTGATGAAGATACTGCCCGTATTCTTGCTTGTGGTGATACTGATTTATTAGCGCAATATTGGGAGCGAGCGTTTTTGGTTAGTAATGTTGAGGAGTTGTTTGGGGAGTAAGCTATTAGAGTTATTTTATAATTTATATTTTGAGATATAACAAAATATCTACGCTAAACAGACAAAGTGTAAAAATTATCAACAATTAGTTCATCAGGTTAATACTACTGATTATTGATTTTTTTTTGAAAGCCCAAGTGCCGCCCAAAAGGTTTTATGAACTGAAAATGAGTATTCTGATAATCTTTCAACTTTAATTGCTATTAACGTATCAGCACCTGAAATAGTAATATCAGTAGATTTTGTTTTTACTTTAATTAAACCAACAAGTTGAAGAACTGTTAGGATTTCTGCAAGTAATTTTTAAAATGACAAATGATTGTTCACATATTCTTCCCTTAGTTGAGTTAGCCAATGACACTTGGTCCCCGATAATTAAAGTGCCAGGCACCATTTCTCAAGGATTGCTTATTAAAGCGACCCCAATGGCGTTTTAATTTAAGAACACTACCTAATTACCTGAAGCTTGTTTTGCTACCTCTTGAATTGATTCAACCGCGTCTTTTTCTTGTGCTGGTGGTTTAAAAGTATGTGTCATCCACGGTATCGCAATATGTTTTGAGGTATGACGGGGGTCTTCAGCCATACCTAGCAGCAGCGGTCCGACGATATCTATTTCACGTTGTTGAAGTGTTTTTAAATTTTGGATCTCATCAAGAATTTGCTGTACATCTTCTCTAACCAAGTTAGGTGCACAAATTAATAAGCCTGATAATGCTGCAATTTTAAGTTTCTCGTTATCTTTTTTACACGCTTGTTCCAGATATTTACTCAGTTTCTTCTTAGCCTCAGCCGGCTCTAAATGCGCCCAAACTCGGGCTGCTTTGGGATCTTGCAGCTCATTAAACAAGCGCTCTACCCCTTTAGCACACTGGCGCGGTCGCATCACGTCAACACAGTCAAGAGCAAATATTGCGATAGTGTAGCCTAAACCCTCAAGCTTCACTTCTTCTAATAAAGTAGTAAGTAGTTCATGTGTGACTGCAACATTACGTTCGCACAGAGCACGAAAAGCATCATCGCTTTCTTCTTGCTGCCATGGGTCTTTAATGATGGCGTGTACAAATAAACGTGCGCGCTCAGCCAACCAATTAGTAGCGCGTGAATCATTAAAACATGCGTAGGCATTAGCTAACTCAGCCATACGACGTGGACCAAAATTATTTGTTGAGATATTCTTTATCGAAGATTCGAAGGTATGAAAAGTATTTGATGATCTCGCTAATGCCAGCAGTAATCCTGGTGTCGCATTAGGGTCTTCATCTTCATACGCTGAAGCGGCGGCAATCTTTGATGTAAGTAGTGGAACAAAACGACTATCAACCAAGGTGCTAAGTTGATCAATAATAGTGTCTTGTTCTAAAAAAAATGACTCGTCAGTTTGATGCTTGGTCTCTAACATTTGTAGCAAACCAAGCGCCTTTTTACTTTGAGTGTCATTTTCTAAATCATGCCATAACTGTGAAGCAATGTTAGTATTGCTTGTCTTTACTGAGCCACCAATAGCACTCTTAGTACCAGCAGTTTTTTGTGATGGCGCCAGTAATAACGGTGGCGCCAGTCGTGCTATTTCTTCTTGGGCACCGAACAAATCCTCTTCAGTTAATTCGCCCAGCCTTACTAACCTTCTTTTCATTAGTTTTTGAATAATTTCGCGCGTTTCTTCAACAACTGGGCTTTCAAAATGCGAAGAATCGTGGAGCAAGCTTTCAAGTTCTGTTAAGTTTTTAAGCAACCAATGAGACCAAAGCCAATAGGCTGCTAAATTTGGTTTACGTGTAGATTCTTGAGCTTCATCTTTCCAGTCATTATAATTTGCAGCATAGGCTAAAACACTTTTCCAATCTTGGCCGAGTTTGGTAAATACCCGCGTCAACCAAAATGTGCGGGGATGAAAATTTTGTAAAGGGATGCGAGACTGTAATCTATTCATTAGATCTCTTTCACTATTTCTCACTATTTTTTGGATTGGCTGCGATTCGTCTGTGTCTTTTACGTAGCGTTGGATTGCATTAGCAAGCCATGAGATAATCGATAGTGAAACTGGTATTACTCCCCATTCGTTTTGATCTGTACGTATGACCTGACTTGTATCACCAGGCAATGCTTCCCATGTTGCTTGATAAATAGTTCCACCATCTAAACCAATGGTCGATAAGCCACAAAAAAAGCCTTGGATCTCAGCAATCCATTCAGGTCGGTTCTCTTTGCGAATTAAAGCATAAAAACCATCACGATGGGGACGACGAAGTTCTAATGGTGCAAGTGCTCGTTCAGGACCGTATACGTCAAACAATGCGTTGTAGGTTTGTAATTCGGGACTCCAAGTATTGTCGTATACACATTCAATAAATTTAGATTCTTTGTTAGTCTTGCGACGTTTTTGCGCCATCTGCTCAAATAATTCAGCAAGCTCTCTTCCTGAATATGAAGTATTTCTTAGTACCGATGAATTTGTCGAAACACCATTAACTGCTGTTTGATTTTTCGCATGACTCAATGAGATCTTAGTCTTGTGCATTTATGACACCCTCACTCCTGCCTGACTTTACGTTTTGCAGGAGTTGCTTTGAGTTGTGCGTTTAGTAATTTTTTTACTAGCTCCAGTTGCCATAAAGCTTACTCGGTAATAAAAAAAATCGCCATAAAACCTGCAGGTGTGCGCATTTGTATGTTCAGCAACATCCATACCTTTACATGTAAGACATCGTCGCTCAGTGTAGGCTAATTACACTGTGTATAATATTAACATTCCATGGTCATAATTACTATTTCAGCGCCACACCGTGGTTTTGGCAATTTCATTATCAGTAAAATAGACGAGTTGTTGCATACGCGCTTTCCATCCAGCGTGGGTCGATACGAATAGCTCGACCACGCATTTGCGTACAAAGCACAAACGAGCCCACTTCACTAGCGAGCACTAAAGTATTTACCGATGGTGCATCCCAACCTTCACCCAATAGTGCTGCCGTGCCAACAAGAACTTTAATATGACCTTCACGAAATAACGCGGTCACCAAAGTCACTATTTTTTTACGTAAACCGCCATTGTTTGACACCAACAAATAATTTGGATCGTGGGCTAGTGGTTTAAAAGTAAGCTCGTTGGCATCTTCATTTTCTAAGGTGGCGGCAATTTGTAAATCTACTGCAGCAGTAGCAGGAATGATAACTAAGGATCCGGTTAATACTCCTAACGGTATATCAACAATATATTCTCGGCGCAGTCGTTCAAAAATTGGGACTACGCCTAAAACCTCAAGCGGTTTTATATCATCAATGAAGGCAGGCATGACTTCAGCACGAATATTATCGGCCAGCACCACTGCACGTAGTTGGACGCCAAGTGTTTGCCATTCAATTTTTGTAATCTCAGTTATCGCCTCAAGTTTGCCGACACTCTCAAGTAACACTTTATTAATTACACTTGGTGATGACAGGTTAGTATTTCGTCGTTCTATGGCTCCTAAACGACGTAAAATTTTTTCAATTTTTTTTAAAATCTCTTCGACAACAACAAAACACTCACGGTCACGATCACAAAGTAAAATATGATGCCAGAGAGTCTCCGCCCATTTTAGGTCAAATGCGGGCAGTTTAGTATCTACACCGCCGAGCAATTCAATACACGCTGCAGGGATCTGCCAGTGCCAGTGTTTCAGAAACACCAGCATAGCTGAAAAATAATCAGGAGACTCAAGCACCTCTTCTACATGTTGCAATGGATCAACAATCCAAGGGTGTTGTGAAACAGCGTATATTACCTCGGGATTATCATCAGGAAACGAAAAGATCAGTTGCTTTATGGTGTCGCGGTACTGACGTAACTCATTTGCTTCACTCTCAATCGGAGTGGTTACTGAAATAAGGTCTTGATGTGGTGCTAAATTTTTTTCAGCTACTAATTCAGGAATACTAATTTGTGCATCTATAGGACCACAAAGTTCGATATAGCGACTCCATTCTTTGTGATCGACGTCATAAGGTGGAGTAGCTGTAAGTGAAACAATATGTACTCTTTTAATTGCTGCTACTAAGCTAATCAGACTGTCCCACCAGGCTTTGCGCAAATGATGAGCTTCATCTAAAACTATGGTTTGAACTTTAGCTGCCTGCAATGAAGCAATAAGCTGTAACTCATCTTTTGCTTGTTGGCGCATCTTGGTATGCAATTCTTGATAGGTC
This genomic window from Deltaproteobacteria bacterium contains:
- a CDS encoding nucleoside deaminase, translated to MKQHLHNPIDGNGEIFKSPTKLSSLQKNARLEVDDFTFADIYTNIEYSENIWVEKACDLAIESVKHGGGPFGAIVLQLDSNTNEIIRYWQAVNLVAHLNDPTAHAEIMAIRRAAHSLGVYHLNQIDKATNKLPQPGPLSRCLLISSCEPCPMCLAAIYWAKIDEVYFAATRFTAGQPQINFSDAFIYNELDKPYYGRQLKIGKCVASNVNAAFKLWQNSNNKPY
- a CDS encoding nucleotidyltransferase, which translates into the protein MGFLDSHIIIEHLSFTCKNGAMNFLKIFSNKRRKDRLGTIKPSSLRDSLVVLINYFNQQDIKYALVGGIALAARGVVRGTRDIDFLIDQQDALKVHELMSKLGFSSLNQGISVISYLLERLRVDFLIARRERGHSILKRAQLVSVSKNVMAKIVTLEDLICLKLQAVVEDPQRGRDRLDIIELLRTQHAHVSIDKIREEAINLGAEGEFNEILSNID
- a CDS encoding HEPN domain-containing protein, translating into MSPQTIEAIGILPPEVQRQLNEITALFAASDAVQILLLFGSYARGDFVIDLNTGYRSDYDLLVVTQSVQEATNYKLFSGIEEQAKQIAGKTPVSLIRHDIAELNREIRMGQFFFADIIREGIVLYDSHHVQLAKPKAATIKERFDLTKGYFKTWFASATSLWNVSHHIPFAERRMAAFLLHQAAERYFHAVTLVYDGYKHRTHNLELLAAYAEPHHQLLQPSLARSVDEDKHYFDLLKRAYIEARYSLKYDIDQTELIQMRSRVCNFAKRVRLVCLEKLASYFGVDAIGELPNIDEEVDLNELPPPPDDIQDKEALELWQQVVRRFVHKRGEQRYTEGKQEGRAEGRAEGLQEGEALGEARARAHAIIDVLKRRDIALSDEDTARILACGDTDLLAQYWERAFLVSNVEELFGE
- a CDS encoding DEAD/DEAH box helicase family protein, with the translated sequence MHEDMINAEDIHTPEQKIFGSSFAADIKFKYPWRAYQARVLQELEYHLKDDRLHVVAPPGSGKTVLGLEVMRRLGHPALILAPTVAIKHQWLKRFNELFLSAPATNLTSTDISAPKLLTALTYQELHTKMRQQAKDELQLIASLQAAKVQTIVLDEAHHLRKAWWDSLISLVAAIKRVHIVSLTATPPYDVDHKEWSRYIELCGPIDAQISIPELVAEKNLAPHQDLISVTTPIESEANELRQYRDTIKQLIFSFPDDNPEVIYAVSQHPWIVDPLQHVEEVLESPDYFSAMLVFLKHWHWQIPAACIELLGGVDTKLPAFDLKWAETLWHHILLCDRDRECFVVVEEILKKIEKILRRLGAIERRNTNLSSPSVINKVLLESVGKLEAITEITKIEWQTLGVQLRAVVLADNIRAEVMPAFIDDIKPLEVLGVVPIFERLRREYIVDIPLGVLTGSLVIIPATAAVDLQIAATLENEDANELTFKPLAHDPNYLLVSNNGGLRKKIVTLVTALFREGHIKVLVGTAALLGEGWDAPSVNTLVLASEVGSFVLCTQMRGRAIRIDPRWMESAYATTRLFY